The region CTGGTAAGACTCTCCAGTTGGGTTACCTGAAGAATGTGGTGAACGCTGCTGTCGAAAACGACATTTACGTCATCATTGACTGGCACATTGAAAGTGCTACCGGTAACACTGCCGAAGCAAAGGAATTCTTCGAATACGCTGCTAAGGAATATGGTGCTTACAACAACGTGATTTTCGAAGTATGGAATGAACCTAACGGCGCTTCCATGTCCACTGTGGCATCTCATGCAAACGCTATCATCCCGGTTATCCGTAAGTATTCCGATAACCTGGTGCTGGTGGGTAGCCCTGGTTGGTCTAGTGCTCCCGATGAATGCGCTACTTCCGGCATTAACGATGACAATTACGCTTGTACTCTCCACTTCTACGCTGCAACTCACTGTGTAGGCGGTGGCTACGATGGTAAGGCTGAAACGGCAATGAGCAAGGGTGTGCCCGTGTTCGCTTCTGAATGGGGTACCGTTTCTGCCGATGGTAACGGTGGCGCCAACCAGTCTGCAAGCCAGGCTTGGATCAACTGGATGAACACCAACAAGGTGTCTTGGGCCAACTGGTCTGCTTCTGCCATTAACGAAGGTTCCGCTGCATTTACAAACTTGGCTATCGACCAGGGCCTGACTTACTCTACTTCCGGTAACATGGTTAAGGGCTGGATGAATGGCAAGACAGGCTATAAGGATTGCGGTCTTACCAATGGTAATGCTTCCAGCAATTCCGGCTTCTCTACTGGTGTTGCAAACGGAACTTCTACCGACATCATCGATGACTTGGAAGATGGCGACCGTTATTCCTATACTGGTGGCTGGTGGTCTGCATTTGCTGATTCCGACGACGATGAAGATGGTAAGGGAAACACCTCCATTTCCAACAAGAAGTGGACTGACGGCAAGGGCAAGGAAGTTTACGATGTCCTGATGGCTGCTCCGGGTGGCGACAAGAATACTTCCAAGTACGTTGCTGGTATTACCGATATCAAGCTTTCTCAGGGCGGCTATAAGTACGCTCCCTATGTAACTATCGGTCTGAACCTGAACGCCGATCCTAAGAAGTCTTATGATTTGAGCGCATGTAAGGCAATTAGCTACAAGTTCAAGGGTGCTAGCCACAACTTCCGTGTTGAAACTTCTAAGGTGACCAACTGGAACTTCCACTATGTGACGAAGGATGGCTCTGATGACTGGAAGGAAGTTGAACTTTCCTGGGATCAGTTCATTCAGGAAGACTGGGGTGATAACGATAAGCACTTCAGCCTGGACAAGGGCATGGGTGCCGTGACTGCCTTCGGTTGGCAGGTGAAGGGTGCTCTGGATGTTCCGGATAGCAAGCAGAAGACCACTCATCCTTACCTCTACGTGGACGATGTTCGTTGCGACGGCGTTGCAATTAAGGCTATTGCCAATGCAGGTGATGCTCCTGTTACTGGTGACAAGTCTAGCTCCTCTACTGCTGTGATTGGCGGCAAGTCCAGTTCCTCTACCGCTGTGATTGGCGGCAAGTCTAGTTCTTCTACTGCAGTCATCGGTGGCAAGTCCAGCTCTTCTACCGCTGTGGTTCCGGTTTCTTCTTCCTCTGTGAACAAGACTCCCAATACTGTTCTCGTGATTCTTGACGACCTCGAAGATGGTAACGAAGTGGCTAACTCTACCGGTACCTGGTATGCCTATACCGATAAGGAACCGGGTGGCTTGTCCTCCATTACTAACGTTTACGATGCAAACCTGCCGGGCTACGTTGTTGTGTTCCCGGGTACTAAGGATCCTACCAATGGTACTGCAGGCTTCGTTGGTCTCACCGGCATCAAGTGGGAACAGGGTGAATATACTGAAGCCCCCTTCGTTGCTCTCGGTCTGAACCTGGTTGCAGATACTTCTAAGGGCTTTGACCTGCACATTTGCGAAGCAATCGGTTACCGCTATAAGGGCGTTCATCATAAGTTCAAGGTTCAGGATGGCCAGGTGAATGACTATGCCTATCATGAATACAAGCTCAATGATGCTACCGAATGGACTTCTGTTGTGATTACCTGGGACAAGCTGACTCAGCCGACCTGGACTGATAGCCTTAAGACCTTGAATACTTCCAATATCAAGAAGATGTCCTGGGAAGCAATTGGTTACAAGGGCTTCGGTGATGAAGACCAGCCGGAAATTCGCGAACTCTACGTGGATGACCTGACCTGCATGGTCTACGATCCGAACAACACTTCTATCAAGCCGGTTCGCGTCGCCCAGTCTGGCATCAAGCTGGCTGCAGTTGGTGCAAACCTGAACATCTCCGTTGCTCGCAGCGGTATGGTGAAGGTTTCCGTATTTGACATGATGGGTAACATGGTGATGTCTTCTCGCAAAAACATGACCGCTGGCAACCATCAGGTTTCTCTTGAAAGCCTTACTCGCGGTAACTACGTGGTTCGCGTCCAGAACGGAAGCGACATGAAGGCTGCTCGCATCGCTATCAAGTAATTCTCATTAAAATTTGGATGTGGAACACTCCGTGGGCTTGGCCTACGGGGTGTTTTTTTTGCGTAAAGAAAAACCCCGAGGTAAAGAATGATGTGAACCCCGAAAGTTGGACACAACCTTCGGGGTTTTCATGTATAAGAAACACACAGAAAAAGAATGGATTCGGGCTTTTGATCTCTACCA is a window of Fibrobacter sp. UWEL DNA encoding:
- a CDS encoding cellulase family glycosylhydrolase, with translation MKKVVAAALLAAATSAMAVSASRVGPVSTYGELKAAKISNKGQLVGSCPSYATTPVQVKGMSLFWSSAADSSTVFYSEKAVNRMVSEMNIEVIRFAMGVTKEKFDDKGRGYLSSETGKTLQLGYLKNVVNAAVENDIYVIIDWHIESATGNTAEAKEFFEYAAKEYGAYNNVIFEVWNEPNGASMSTVASHANAIIPVIRKYSDNLVLVGSPGWSSAPDECATSGINDDNYACTLHFYAATHCVGGGYDGKAETAMSKGVPVFASEWGTVSADGNGGANQSASQAWINWMNTNKVSWANWSASAINEGSAAFTNLAIDQGLTYSTSGNMVKGWMNGKTGYKDCGLTNGNASSNSGFSTGVANGTSTDIIDDLEDGDRYSYTGGWWSAFADSDDDEDGKGNTSISNKKWTDGKGKEVYDVLMAAPGGDKNTSKYVAGITDIKLSQGGYKYAPYVTIGLNLNADPKKSYDLSACKAISYKFKGASHNFRVETSKVTNWNFHYVTKDGSDDWKEVELSWDQFIQEDWGDNDKHFSLDKGMGAVTAFGWQVKGALDVPDSKQKTTHPYLYVDDVRCDGVAIKAIANAGDAPVTGDKSSSSTAVIGGKSSSSTAVIGGKSSSSTAVIGGKSSSSTAVVPVSSSSVNKTPNTVLVILDDLEDGNEVANSTGTWYAYTDKEPGGLSSITNVYDANLPGYVVVFPGTKDPTNGTAGFVGLTGIKWEQGEYTEAPFVALGLNLVADTSKGFDLHICEAIGYRYKGVHHKFKVQDGQVNDYAYHEYKLNDATEWTSVVITWDKLTQPTWTDSLKTLNTSNIKKMSWEAIGYKGFGDEDQPEIRELYVDDLTCMVYDPNNTSIKPVRVAQSGIKLAAVGANLNISVARSGMVKVSVFDMMGNMVMSSRKNMTAGNHQVSLESLTRGNYVVRVQNGSDMKAARIAIK